Below is a genomic region from Pyrococcus kukulkanii.
CTTTTCATTTTAACTAGTTAGGGGTGGGAGCATGAAAGTCAAGGTCAAATATCTAGCTAGATTTAGGACGCTCACTGGAATCGATGAAGAGATTATCGAGCTTCCAGAGGGGGCAACTGTGAAAGATCTAATAGAGGAAATCAAAAAGAAGTATCCAAAGTTCAGGGAGGAAGTCTTCGGGGAAGGTTTTGATGAGGACGCAGATGCTAATATAGCGGTTAACGGCAGGTACGTTTCCTGGGATGAGAGGCTTAACGATGGAGATGTTGTGGGTATCTTTCCGCCCGTGAGCGGAGGCTAGCACTTGCAGACTTTTACATATATTTCTCTCGTCCTCGGCCCATCAAGCTCAACGAAGAGTACGCTCTGCCATGTCCCCAAGGCAAGCCTGCCATTCTCAACTGGGATAACAACGCTTGAGCCCAGAATTATTGCCCTTAAGTGGGAGTGGGCGTTGTTATCAATCCTATCGTGACTGTAGCCTGTTCCTTTTGGGATAAGCTTTTCTAGTGTCTTTTCGAGGTCGCTAATTAAACCGCTTTCATTCTCATTAATGATTATTCCGGCGGTGGTGTGCCTGGTAAATACAACTACGATTCCATCTTCAACTCCTGATTTCCTCACGATCTCTCTAACCTTCTCGGTTATGTCAATAATTTCTACTTCCTTTGATGTAGTAACCCTAACTACATCCATCACTCATCCCTCCAAATATTTAGCGAGCATTTCCTTTGCAGTTATTAGGTGCTTTTCGGGGTTCTTTTCCATGCTAAGTTTTGCTCTAAGTGCTACTATCTCTTCAAAGGCCTCGAGTATGTCATCGTTACACTTTCCTTTCAGTAGTTTCTTCAGCGTCCAGTACACTTCTTCAATTACATCCTCCCTTAGAACACCATTTTTAGCCATTTTATCAAGGACTTCATAGAGAAATTGTACGTTCTCCAGTTCCTCTCTCCTCCTGAATGCTCTCGGGAACTTCACGTAGGCTCCCCTCCACAACTTTTACGAGTATTTCAGAGGCTAACCTTGAGGCTAACCCTCTATCCTT
It encodes:
- a CDS encoding ubiquitin-like small modifier protein 1, which produces MKVKVKYLARFRTLTGIDEEIIELPEGATVKDLIEEIKKKYPKFREEVFGEGFDEDADANIAVNGRYVSWDERLNDGDVVGIFPPVSGG
- a CDS encoding secondary thiamine-phosphate synthase enzyme YjbQ, with the protein product MDVVRVTTSKEVEIIDITEKVREIVRKSGVEDGIVVVFTRHTTAGIIINENESGLISDLEKTLEKLIPKGTGYSHDRIDNNAHSHLRAIILGSSVVIPVENGRLALGTWQSVLFVELDGPRTREIYVKVCKC